A portion of the Stigmatella aurantiaca DW4/3-1 genome contains these proteins:
- a CDS encoding sensor histidine kinase, protein MSLRHKFLLLLALTAAAPALVTGLLIRRDMEEQLAQALAEQHLRTAHGEAEHVATYVRAVAERLSESLAVPNNIPSETAQAEEWLTSLYGSQERMRVVGLFDGQARMTAAVSTGSRQDAARGGRPLLEPQESEDFQRRTKALLARAHSGRAYSVSEPYMTVLQQRPAVLVAGHAPDGQGPSLVAELSLDELSHRLATTNQGESRVFLLDGAGRLMLDGSSDQDGHSAHFQATSFARQGGTFHYEEGGRPWLAAFSPVPELGWMAVAAHPQEAPFASLRGLNPATPWLLALVVTGGLGLALMTFRSMGQSLAQLANGARQLAQGNLKYRIELARKDELGDLADAFNEMGRSLENAHRELVHVNGKLLAQVEEQTRDLKQAQEQLLRSQRLVAVGDLAAGMAHEMNTPLSVITANLQLLLVEEPEGSPARPMLTAAHRQALRMAEIIRELRALEARQRGEMAPVDLHPVVERAVEARIQELDTAGVHVVCRFHAGQAMVLGDGKALDDVFHRLLGNALSAMEGRPERRITLVTHVIERQAVRVELSDTGRGIPREHLDRLFNPFFTTKQQWSDKGLSLAVCHRVIEVHGGKISIQSDEGVGTTVTIELPVAPPAQRTAV, encoded by the coding sequence ATGAGCCTCCGTCACAAGTTCCTGCTGCTGCTCGCCCTCACCGCCGCTGCTCCAGCCCTGGTGACGGGCCTGCTCATCCGGCGCGACATGGAGGAGCAACTCGCGCAGGCGCTCGCCGAGCAACACCTGCGGACGGCGCATGGGGAGGCGGAGCATGTGGCCACCTATGTCCGCGCGGTGGCCGAGCGGCTCTCGGAGTCCCTCGCCGTGCCGAACAACATCCCGAGCGAGACCGCGCAGGCGGAGGAGTGGCTCACCTCGCTCTACGGAAGTCAGGAGCGCATGCGGGTGGTGGGGCTGTTCGACGGCCAGGCGCGCATGACCGCCGCCGTCTCCACCGGAAGCCGGCAGGACGCCGCTCGCGGGGGGCGCCCCCTGCTGGAGCCCCAAGAATCGGAGGACTTCCAGCGCAGGACGAAGGCGTTGCTGGCACGAGCCCACTCGGGCCGCGCGTACTCCGTCTCCGAGCCCTACATGACCGTTCTCCAGCAACGCCCGGCGGTGCTCGTGGCCGGGCATGCCCCTGACGGGCAGGGCCCGAGCCTCGTCGCCGAGCTGAGCCTGGACGAGCTGTCCCACCGCCTCGCCACCACGAACCAGGGGGAGAGCCGCGTGTTTCTCCTGGATGGCGCGGGCCGGCTCATGCTCGATGGGAGCTCGGACCAGGACGGCCACTCCGCCCACTTCCAGGCCACGTCCTTCGCGCGCCAGGGAGGCACCTTCCATTACGAAGAGGGAGGCCGCCCCTGGCTCGCGGCCTTCAGCCCGGTGCCGGAGCTGGGCTGGATGGCGGTGGCCGCACATCCCCAGGAAGCCCCCTTCGCCTCCCTGCGCGGGCTGAACCCCGCCACCCCCTGGCTGCTCGCCCTGGTAGTGACGGGCGGCCTGGGGCTGGCGCTGATGACGTTCCGCTCCATGGGGCAGTCCCTGGCCCAACTCGCCAATGGCGCGAGGCAGCTGGCCCAGGGCAACCTCAAGTACCGCATCGAGCTGGCGCGCAAGGACGAACTGGGAGATCTGGCGGACGCCTTCAACGAGATGGGCCGCAGCCTCGAGAACGCCCACCGCGAGCTGGTGCACGTCAACGGCAAGCTCCTGGCCCAGGTGGAAGAACAGACGCGGGACCTGAAGCAGGCCCAGGAGCAACTGCTGCGCAGCCAGCGCCTGGTGGCCGTGGGAGACCTGGCCGCCGGCATGGCCCACGAGATGAACACGCCGCTGTCCGTCATCACCGCGAACCTTCAGCTGCTGCTCGTCGAGGAGCCCGAGGGCTCACCGGCGCGGCCCATGCTCACCGCGGCACACCGGCAGGCGCTGCGCATGGCGGAGATCATCCGCGAGCTCCGCGCCCTGGAGGCCCGGCAGCGCGGGGAGATGGCGCCGGTGGACCTGCACCCCGTGGTGGAGCGCGCCGTGGAGGCCCGCATCCAGGAGTTGGACACCGCGGGGGTCCACGTGGTGTGCCGCTTCCATGCGGGCCAGGCCATGGTGCTGGGCGATGGGAAGGCGCTGGACGATGTTTTCCACCGGCTGCTCGGCAATGCCCTCAGCGCCATGGAAGGCCGCCCGGAGCGCCGCATCACCCTCGTCACCCACGTCATCGAGCGGCAGGCGGTGCGCGTGGAGCTGAGCGACACCGGACGGGGCATTCCCCGGGAGCACCTCGACCGGCTCTTCAACCCCTTCTTCACCACCAAGCAGCAGTGGTCCGACAAGGGATTGTCCCTGGCCGTGTGTCACCGCGTCATCGAGGTGCATGGCGGGAAGATCTCCATCCAAAGTGACGAGGGCGTCGGGACGACCGTCACCATCGAGCTGCCCGTCGCCCCCCCGGCCCAGCGCACCGCGGTCTGA
- a CDS encoding TipAS antibiotic-recognition domain-containing protein, whose translation MHRGLGELYVSDSRFTQNIDRVRPGLAQFTREAFQANAARALGQ comes from the coding sequence ATGCACCGGGGGCTCGGCGAGCTCTACGTGAGCGACTCGCGGTTCACGCAGAACATCGACCGGGTGCGCCCCGGGCTCGCGCAGTTCACGCGGGAGGCCTTTCAGGCCAACGCCGCGCGTGCCCTCGGTCAATGA
- a CDS encoding HAMP domain-containing protein produces the protein MNANDNDPTPDKKRSPRRKDKGQGTEGGPSAPPVNRLKSRLAGGLPTEADAPAPGLGPKRPGNGKPVAGGTRGRLPARAGRDEQPLQELLAALQAAESGDFSVRLSRQPSSEVMEEIAQAFNALVSRNAALASEIVRVERVVGREGRMGERVSLGEVRGGWAASVHSINALIGDLVLPTTEVARVLVAVAEGDLTQKMALEIDGQSVKGEFLRIGTTVNAMVDQLRAFAAEVTRVAKEVGSDGKLGGQADVKGVAGTWKDLTDNVNIMASNLTTQVRNIAEVSTAVARGDLSRKITVDAKGEMLQLKDTFNTMVDQLNSFSAEVTRVAKEVGTEGKLGGQAEVKGVSGVWKDLTDNVNFMATNLTAQVRGIVKVVTAVANGDLSQKLQVPSQGEIAALGETLNNMTDTLNVFAQQVTSVARTVGVEGKLGAQAQVPGAAGTWKDLTDNVNLMANNLTAQVRNIAEVTTSVAKGDLSKKITVDVKGEVLELKNTINTMVDQLNSFAAEVTRVAREVGTDGKLGGQAEVKGVAGTWKDLTDNVNIMASNLTTQVRNIALVTTAVAKGDLSKKISVDARGEMLELKNTINTMVDQLNSFAAEVTRVAREVGTHGKLGGQAEVKGVAGTWKDLTDNVNIMASNLTTQVRGIAKVVTAVANGDLNQRLKVDAKGEVAELADTINAMTETLSIFAQQVTDVARTVGVEGKLGAQAVVPGVAGTWKDLTNNVNLLANNLTDQVRNIAEVTTAVAKGDLSRKITVDAKGEVMELKNTINTMVDQLRGFASEVTRVAKEVGTEGKLGGQALVPGVSGVWKDLTDNVNFMATNLTTQVRGIVKVVTAVANGDLSQKLIVEAKGEIAALADTINAMTQTLSIFAQQVTDVARTVGVEGKLGAQAEVPGVAGTWKDLTNNVNLLANNLTAQVRNIAEVSTAVANGDLSRKITVDAKGEVLQLKDTINTMVDQLRGFASEVTRVAKEVGTEGKLGGQADVKGVSGVWKDLTDNVNALTGNLTDQVRNIAKVTTAVANGDLSQKITVSVKGEVLELKNTINTMVDQLRAFASEVTRVAKEVGTEGKLGGQADVKGVSGVWKDLTDNVNVLAGNLTDQVRNIAKVTTAVANGDLSQKISVEARGEILELKNTINTMVDQLRAFASEVTRVAKEVGTEGKLGGQAEVPGVAGTWKNLTDNVNSMASNLTAQVRNIALVTTAVANGDLSKKITVDVKGEMLELKNTINTMVDQLNSFAAEVTRVAREVGTEGKLGGQAVVAGVSGTWKDLTDNVNSMARNLTTQVRGIVRVVTAVANGDLRQKLVVDAKGEVAALADTINSMTDTLGTFAEQVSTVAREVGVEGKLGGQARVPGVAGTWKDLTDNVNFMASNLTTQVRGIVKVVTAVADGDLSQKLIVDAKGEVAALAETINSMTDTLGTFAEQVSTVAREVGIEGKLGGQARVPGARGTWRQLTDNVNQLAGTLTSQLRAISDVATAVTKGDLTRSITVSAEGEVAALKDNINQMIFNLRETTQKNQEQDWLKTNLAKFSGMMQGQKNLEAVSRLIMSELTPLVGAHHGAFFLMEQDGSLPVLKLTSTYAYRERKSLANRFRLGESLVGQCALEKKTILLTKVPADYITISSGLGEATPLNIIVLPVLFEGEVKAIIELASFHPFSAIHQIFLDQLTESIGVVLNMIIANMRTEQLLLQSQGLTQELQSQSRELTQQQEELKRTNTELEAQALELEEKAKQLEEQNTRVEEKNAEVELARSSLEEKAEQLSLISKYKSEFLANMSHELRTPLNSLLILAKLLADNKDGNLSGKQVEYANTIYASGGDLLSLINEILDLSKVEAGKMQVEPRDIVLTELNQFVDRSFRPVAEQKNLSFDVELLANAPRQIRTDPQRLQQVLKNLLSNAFKFTDEGGVQLVVKLADKGVRFEHEVLKRAKRVIAFVVTDTGIGIAKDKQKLIFEAFQQADGSTARKYGGTGLGLSISREIAKLLGGEIHVESTLGKGSTFTLFLPPEYVAPEDEAPQAAKPFLAPIPQLSSLRPAEPAPAVTATQVPLPAPIVPTAPSAHVLDAALPPPSDSVLAPLAVEDDREHIREGDRILLIIEDDLKFARIMAQMAREKGFKVLVASRGDSGLAMANEYLPHAITLDIQLPVVDGWSVLERLKRNGRTRHIPVHVISVMDKHLGNTHGAFGYLTKPVSKEGLERVFSQLAHFLERKSRRLLLIEDDDIQRDSLVKLLSEGSDVEVTGVATGQEALHKLEEGEYDCLVIDLLLPDMDGAKLVEEVKTQPRFRDLPIVIYTGKELTAKDESRLRRYTGSVILKSEPKSPDQLLGDTALFLHRLEQNLSARTKQALAERGGEADADLSGKKVLVVDDDMRNIFALTSVLENQGLQVIFAENGRAAIEMLEKNRDVDVVLMDIMMPEMDGYETMQAIRQNLQYAQLPIIAITAKALKDDREKCMAAGASDYLPKPVDTDKLIELIRLWVNA, from the coding sequence GTGAACGCGAACGACAACGACCCGACCCCTGACAAGAAGCGCAGCCCTCGGCGCAAGGACAAGGGGCAGGGGACGGAGGGGGGGCCTTCCGCACCGCCCGTGAACCGCTTGAAGTCCCGGCTCGCGGGGGGGCTGCCCACGGAGGCGGACGCCCCTGCTCCGGGTCTGGGGCCGAAGCGCCCTGGGAACGGAAAGCCCGTGGCGGGTGGCACCCGGGGCCGTCTGCCCGCGCGCGCGGGCCGGGACGAGCAACCCCTCCAGGAACTGCTGGCCGCGCTTCAGGCGGCGGAGTCCGGGGATTTCAGCGTCCGGCTCTCTCGCCAGCCCTCCAGCGAGGTGATGGAGGAGATCGCCCAGGCCTTCAACGCCCTGGTGAGCCGCAATGCCGCGCTCGCCAGTGAAATCGTCCGCGTGGAGCGGGTGGTGGGACGCGAGGGCCGGATGGGCGAGCGTGTCTCGCTCGGAGAAGTTCGAGGGGGCTGGGCCGCCAGCGTCCACTCCATCAACGCGCTGATCGGCGATCTGGTGCTGCCCACCACGGAAGTGGCCCGCGTGCTCGTCGCGGTGGCCGAGGGCGACCTGACGCAGAAGATGGCCTTGGAGATCGACGGCCAGTCGGTGAAGGGCGAGTTCCTGCGCATCGGCACCACGGTGAACGCCATGGTGGACCAACTGCGCGCGTTCGCCGCCGAAGTGACCCGCGTCGCCAAGGAAGTCGGCAGCGACGGCAAGCTGGGCGGCCAGGCCGATGTGAAGGGCGTGGCCGGTACGTGGAAGGACCTGACGGACAACGTCAACATCATGGCCTCCAACCTCACCACCCAGGTGCGCAACATCGCCGAGGTCTCCACGGCGGTGGCCCGGGGGGACCTGTCCCGGAAGATCACCGTGGACGCCAAGGGGGAGATGCTCCAGCTGAAGGACACCTTCAACACGATGGTGGACCAGCTCAACTCCTTCTCCGCCGAAGTGACGCGCGTCGCGAAGGAAGTGGGCACCGAGGGCAAGCTGGGCGGTCAGGCCGAGGTGAAGGGCGTGTCCGGCGTGTGGAAGGACCTCACGGACAACGTGAACTTCATGGCCACCAACCTCACCGCCCAGGTGCGCGGCATCGTCAAGGTGGTGACGGCGGTGGCCAATGGGGACCTGTCCCAGAAGCTCCAGGTGCCCTCGCAGGGTGAGATCGCCGCGCTCGGCGAGACGCTCAACAACATGACGGACACGCTGAACGTGTTCGCGCAGCAGGTGACGAGCGTGGCGCGCACGGTGGGCGTGGAGGGCAAGCTGGGCGCCCAGGCGCAGGTGCCCGGCGCGGCCGGCACGTGGAAGGACCTGACGGACAACGTGAACCTGATGGCCAACAACCTCACGGCCCAGGTGCGCAACATCGCCGAGGTGACGACGTCCGTCGCGAAGGGCGACCTGTCCAAGAAGATCACCGTGGACGTGAAGGGCGAGGTGCTGGAGCTGAAGAACACCATCAACACGATGGTGGATCAGCTCAACTCCTTCGCCGCCGAAGTGACGCGCGTCGCCCGCGAAGTCGGCACCGACGGCAAGCTGGGCGGTCAGGCCGAGGTGAAGGGGGTGGCCGGCACGTGGAAGGACCTGACGGACAACGTCAACATCATGGCCTCCAACCTCACCACCCAGGTGCGCAACATCGCCCTGGTGACGACGGCGGTGGCCAAGGGCGACCTGTCCAAGAAGATCTCCGTCGATGCGCGCGGCGAGATGCTGGAGCTGAAGAACACCATCAACACGATGGTGGATCAGCTCAACTCCTTCGCCGCCGAAGTGACGCGCGTCGCCCGCGAGGTGGGCACGCACGGCAAGCTGGGCGGTCAGGCCGAGGTGAAGGGGGTGGCCGGCACGTGGAAGGACTTGACGGACAACGTCAACATCATGGCCTCCAACCTCACCACCCAGGTGCGCGGCATCGCCAAGGTGGTGACGGCGGTGGCCAACGGCGACCTGAACCAGCGCCTCAAGGTGGACGCGAAGGGCGAGGTGGCCGAGCTCGCGGACACCATCAACGCGATGACGGAGACGCTCTCCATCTTCGCGCAGCAGGTGACGGACGTGGCGCGCACGGTGGGCGTGGAGGGCAAGCTGGGCGCCCAGGCGGTGGTGCCCGGGGTGGCCGGCACGTGGAAGGACCTCACCAACAACGTGAACCTGTTGGCCAACAACCTGACCGACCAGGTCCGTAACATCGCGGAGGTCACCACCGCGGTGGCCAAGGGCGACCTGTCCCGCAAAATCACGGTGGACGCCAAGGGCGAGGTGATGGAGCTGAAGAACACCATCAACACGATGGTGGACCAGCTCCGTGGGTTCGCCTCGGAAGTGACCCGCGTCGCCAAGGAAGTCGGTACCGAAGGAAAGCTGGGAGGCCAGGCGCTGGTGCCCGGGGTGTCCGGTGTGTGGAAGGACCTCACGGACAACGTGAACTTCATGGCCACCAACCTCACCACCCAGGTGCGCGGCATCGTCAAGGTGGTGACGGCGGTCGCCAACGGCGACCTGTCCCAGAAGCTCATCGTCGAGGCGAAGGGGGAGATTGCCGCGCTCGCGGACACCATCAACGCGATGACGCAGACGCTCTCCATCTTCGCGCAGCAGGTGACGGACGTGGCGCGCACGGTGGGCGTGGAGGGCAAGCTGGGCGCTCAGGCCGAGGTGCCGGGCGTGGCCGGTACGTGGAAGGACCTCACCAACAACGTGAACCTGCTGGCCAACAACCTCACCGCCCAGGTGCGCAACATCGCGGAGGTCTCCACGGCGGTGGCCAATGGCGACCTGTCCCGCAAAATCACGGTGGATGCCAAGGGCGAGGTGCTCCAGCTCAAGGACACCATCAACACGATGGTGGACCAGCTCCGTGGGTTCGCCTCGGAAGTGACCCGCGTCGCCAAGGAAGTCGGTACCGAGGGCAAGCTGGGTGGACAGGCGGACGTGAAGGGCGTGTCGGGCGTCTGGAAGGACCTGACCGACAACGTGAACGCCCTGACCGGCAACCTGACCGACCAGGTGCGCAACATCGCCAAGGTCACCACCGCGGTGGCCAATGGCGACCTGTCGCAGAAGATCACCGTCAGCGTGAAGGGCGAGGTGCTGGAGCTGAAGAACACCATCAACACGATGGTGGACCAGCTGCGCGCCTTCGCCTCGGAAGTGACCCGCGTCGCCAAGGAAGTCGGTACCGAAGGAAAGCTGGGCGGCCAGGCGGATGTGAAGGGCGTGTCGGGCGTCTGGAAGGACCTGACCGACAACGTGAACGTGCTGGCCGGCAACTTGACCGACCAGGTGCGCAACATCGCCAAGGTCACCACCGCGGTGGCCAATGGCGACCTGTCGCAGAAGATCTCCGTCGAGGCCCGGGGCGAAATCCTCGAGCTGAAGAACACCATCAACACGATGGTGGACCAGCTGCGCGCCTTCGCCTCGGAAGTGACCCGCGTCGCCAAGGAAGTCGGTACCGAAGGAAAGCTGGGCGGCCAGGCCGAAGTGCCGGGAGTGGCCGGCACGTGGAAGAACCTCACCGACAACGTGAACTCCATGGCCAGCAACCTCACCGCCCAGGTGCGCAACATCGCCCTGGTGACGACGGCGGTGGCCAACGGCGACCTGTCCAAGAAGATCACCGTGGATGTGAAGGGCGAGATGCTGGAGCTGAAAAACACCATCAACACGATGGTGGACCAGCTCAACTCCTTCGCCGCCGAGGTGACGCGCGTCGCGCGCGAGGTGGGCACCGAGGGCAAGCTGGGCGGTCAGGCCGTGGTGGCGGGGGTCTCCGGCACCTGGAAGGACCTGACGGACAACGTGAACTCGATGGCCCGCAACCTCACCACCCAGGTGCGCGGCATCGTCCGGGTGGTGACGGCCGTCGCCAACGGGGATTTGCGCCAGAAGCTGGTGGTGGATGCCAAGGGCGAAGTGGCCGCGCTCGCGGACACCATCAACAGCATGACGGACACGCTGGGCACCTTCGCCGAGCAGGTGTCCACGGTGGCCCGCGAGGTGGGCGTCGAGGGGAAGCTGGGCGGCCAGGCTCGCGTGCCCGGGGTGGCTGGTACCTGGAAGGACCTCACGGACAACGTGAACTTCATGGCCTCCAACCTCACCACCCAGGTGCGCGGCATCGTCAAGGTGGTGACGGCGGTGGCCGATGGCGACCTCTCGCAGAAGCTCATCGTGGATGCGAAGGGGGAGGTGGCCGCGCTCGCCGAGACCATCAACAGCATGACGGACACGCTGGGCACCTTCGCCGAGCAGGTGTCCACGGTGGCCCGCGAGGTGGGTATCGAAGGAAAGCTGGGCGGTCAGGCCCGCGTGCCCGGTGCGCGCGGCACGTGGCGGCAGCTCACCGACAACGTGAACCAGCTGGCCGGCACGCTGACGTCGCAGCTGCGCGCCATCTCGGATGTGGCCACCGCGGTGACCAAGGGTGACCTGACCCGCAGCATCACCGTCAGCGCCGAGGGCGAAGTGGCGGCGCTGAAGGACAACATCAACCAGATGATCTTCAACCTGCGTGAGACGACGCAGAAGAACCAGGAGCAGGACTGGCTCAAGACGAACCTGGCGAAGTTCAGCGGGATGATGCAGGGCCAGAAGAACCTGGAGGCCGTCAGCCGCCTCATCATGAGCGAGCTGACGCCCCTGGTGGGCGCGCACCATGGCGCCTTCTTCCTGATGGAGCAGGACGGCAGCCTGCCCGTCCTCAAGCTCACCAGCACCTACGCGTACCGGGAGCGCAAGAGCCTGGCCAACCGCTTCCGGCTGGGGGAGAGCCTGGTGGGCCAGTGTGCCCTGGAGAAGAAGACCATTCTCCTGACCAAGGTCCCGGCCGACTACATCACCATCTCGTCCGGCCTGGGTGAGGCCACCCCGCTCAACATCATCGTCCTGCCCGTCCTCTTCGAGGGCGAGGTGAAGGCCATCATCGAGCTGGCCTCCTTCCACCCGTTCAGCGCCATCCACCAGATCTTCCTGGATCAGCTCACCGAGAGCATCGGCGTGGTGCTGAACATGATCATCGCCAACATGCGCACCGAGCAGCTCCTGCTCCAGTCGCAGGGCCTCACCCAGGAGCTTCAGAGCCAGTCCCGGGAGCTCACCCAGCAGCAGGAGGAGCTCAAGCGCACCAACACCGAGCTGGAAGCCCAGGCCCTGGAACTGGAGGAGAAGGCCAAGCAGCTCGAGGAGCAGAACACCCGGGTCGAGGAGAAGAACGCCGAGGTGGAGCTGGCGCGCTCCAGCCTGGAAGAGAAGGCCGAGCAGCTCAGCCTCATCTCCAAGTACAAGAGCGAGTTCCTGGCCAACATGAGCCACGAGCTGCGCACCCCGCTCAACTCCTTGCTCATCCTCGCCAAGCTGCTGGCCGACAACAAGGATGGCAACCTCAGCGGCAAGCAGGTGGAGTACGCCAACACCATCTACGCGAGCGGCGGCGATCTGCTCAGCCTCATCAATGAGATCCTCGACCTGTCCAAGGTGGAGGCCGGCAAGATGCAGGTGGAGCCGCGGGACATCGTCCTGACGGAACTCAACCAGTTCGTGGACCGCTCCTTCCGCCCGGTGGCGGAGCAGAAGAACCTGTCGTTCGACGTGGAGCTGCTGGCCAACGCGCCGCGGCAGATCCGCACCGATCCGCAGCGGCTCCAGCAGGTCCTCAAGAACCTGCTGTCCAACGCCTTCAAGTTCACCGACGAGGGGGGCGTCCAGCTGGTGGTGAAGCTGGCGGACAAGGGCGTCCGCTTCGAGCACGAGGTGCTCAAGCGCGCCAAGCGCGTCATCGCCTTCGTGGTGACGGACACCGGCATCGGCATCGCCAAGGACAAGCAGAAGCTCATCTTCGAGGCCTTCCAGCAGGCGGATGGCTCCACGGCCCGCAAGTACGGCGGCACCGGCCTGGGCCTGTCCATTTCACGGGAGATCGCCAAGCTGCTGGGCGGCGAGATCCACGTGGAGAGCACGCTGGGCAAGGGCAGCACCTTCACCCTGTTCCTGCCCCCCGAGTACGTGGCGCCCGAGGACGAGGCGCCTCAGGCCGCCAAGCCGTTCCTGGCGCCCATTCCGCAGCTCTCCTCGCTGCGTCCCGCGGAGCCTGCCCCCGCCGTGACGGCCACGCAGGTGCCCCTGCCAGCCCCCATCGTCCCCACGGCTCCCAGCGCGCACGTGCTGGACGCCGCGCTGCCTCCGCCCTCGGACTCGGTGCTCGCCCCGCTCGCGGTGGAGGACGACCGGGAGCACATCCGCGAGGGGGACCGCATCCTGCTCATCATCGAGGATGACCTGAAGTTCGCCCGCATCATGGCGCAGATGGCGCGCGAGAAGGGCTTCAAGGTGCTGGTGGCCAGCCGCGGCGACAGCGGCCTGGCCATGGCCAACGAGTACCTGCCGCACGCCATCACCCTGGACATCCAGTTGCCGGTGGTGGACGGCTGGAGCGTGCTGGAACGCCTCAAGCGCAACGGCCGCACGCGCCACATCCCCGTCCACGTCATCAGCGTGATGGACAAGCACCTGGGCAACACCCACGGCGCCTTCGGCTACCTCACCAAGCCCGTCAGCAAGGAAGGGCTGGAGCGCGTCTTCTCCCAGTTGGCCCACTTCCTGGAGCGCAAGTCGCGGCGGCTGCTGCTCATCGAGGACGACGACATCCAGCGTGACAGCCTCGTCAAGCTGCTGAGCGAGGGCAGTGACGTGGAGGTGACCGGCGTGGCCACCGGCCAGGAGGCCCTGCACAAGCTGGAGGAGGGCGAGTACGACTGCCTCGTCATCGACCTGCTGCTGCCCGACATGGATGGCGCCAAGCTGGTGGAAGAGGTGAAGACCCAGCCGCGCTTCCGCGACCTGCCCATCGTCATCTACACGGGCAAGGAGCTGACGGCCAAGGACGAGAGCCGGCTGCGCCGCTACACCGGCAGTGTCATCCTCAAGAGCGAGCCCAAGAGCCCCGACCAGCTCCTGGGCGACACGGCGCTCTTCCTCCACCGGCTGGAGCAGAACCTCTCGGCCCGCACCAAGCAGGCACTGGCCGAGCGCGGGGGCGAGGCGGACGCGGACCTGTCGGGCAAGAAGGTCCTCGTCGTCGATGACGACATGCGTAACATCTTCGCGCTCACCAGCGTGCTGGAGAACCAGGGCCTCCAGGTCATCTTCGCCGAGAACGGCCGCGCGGCCATCGAGATGCTGGAGAAGAACCGCGACGTGGATGTCGTGCTGATGGACATCATGATGCCCGAGATGGACGGCTACGAGACCATGCAAGCCATCCGCCAGAACCTCCAGTACGCCCAGCTCCCCATCATCGCCATCACCGCCAAGGCCCTGAAGGACGACCGCGAGAAGTGCATGGCCGCGGGCGCCAGCGATTACCTCCCCAAACCTGTTGACACGGACAAACTCATTGAACTCATCCGCCTATGGGTGAACGCCTGA
- a CDS encoding type 1 glutamine amidotransferase domain-containing protein has translation MARIMFIVASDFEDSEFRVPYDRVKEAGHEAVIVGSEAGKKLKGKKGKESIIVDRAARHVSAEEFDALVIPGGYSPDHLRMDADVVGLVKGFFLARKPIAAICHAGWMLAEAGIVSGRTVTSYPSIKTDLINAGAHWVDREVVEDGPLITSRKPDDLEAFCDALLRQVDQGRVSQAETPPALH, from the coding sequence ATGGCTCGGATCATGTTCATCGTGGCTTCTGACTTCGAGGACTCGGAATTCCGTGTTCCCTATGACCGGGTGAAAGAGGCGGGGCACGAAGCGGTCATCGTGGGCTCGGAGGCGGGCAAGAAGCTCAAGGGCAAGAAGGGCAAGGAGTCCATCATCGTGGACCGGGCCGCCCGTCATGTGTCCGCCGAGGAGTTCGACGCGCTCGTTATTCCGGGAGGTTACTCGCCGGACCACTTGCGCATGGACGCGGATGTGGTGGGGCTGGTCAAGGGCTTCTTCCTGGCGCGCAAGCCCATCGCCGCCATCTGCCACGCAGGCTGGATGCTGGCCGAGGCGGGCATCGTCTCGGGGCGGACGGTGACGTCCTACCCCTCCATCAAGACGGACCTCATCAACGCGGGCGCGCACTGGGTGGATCGCGAGGTGGTGGAGGATGGTCCCCTCATTACCTCGCGCAAGCCGGATGACCTGGAAGCCTTCTGCGATGCGCTGTTGCGCCAGGTGGATCAGGGGCGCGTGTCCCAGGCGGAAACGCCACCCGCCCTTCATTGA